In Streptomyces sp. NBC_01426, one genomic interval encodes:
- the ligA gene encoding NAD-dependent DNA ligase LigA, which translates to MAAEQKQAGGESAVPAAVREQHALLAEQVEEHRFRYYVNDQPVVSDAEFDTLLRSLEALEEEYAELRTPDSPTQKVAGAYETDFASVVHRERMLSLDNAFDDEELAAWAERVARDANTSDYHYLCELKVDGLAVNLTYENGRLTRAATRGDGRTGEDITPNVRTIAEIPDRLSGDRIPALVEIRGEVYFPMDKFEELNARLVETEGKPFANPRNAAAGSLRQKDPKITATRPLHMVVHGIGAREGFDIDNLSHAYDLLREWGLPTAEHNKVVSTLAEVREFIAHFGENRHSVAHEIDGVVVKLDEIPLQGRLGSTARAPRWAIAWKYAPEEVNTKLIDIKVGVGRTGRVTPYAQVEPVTVAGSEVEFATLHNQEVVKAKGVFIGDTVVLRKAGDVIPEILGPVVDLRDGSEREFVMPGECPECGTPLRPMKEGDIDLRCPNGQTCPAQLRERLFYLGGRQCLDIENFGAVAAAALTNPLEPAEPPVRDEGDLFGLTIEDILPIKAYVLDQDSGLPKRDPKTGEEKIVTVFANQKGEPKKNALAMLENIAAAKDRPLARVINGLSIRHVGPVAAEALAREFRSIERIEQATEEELAATDGVGAIIAASLKEWFAVDWHQEILRKWREAGVRMEEEGSGEEEGPRPLEGLTVVVTGTLRNHTRDGAKEALQSRGAKVTGSVSKKTSFVVVGENPGSKYDNAVKLKLAILDDAGFEVLLERGPDAAREVALPVDGATETE; encoded by the coding sequence ATGGCAGCCGAACAGAAGCAGGCCGGCGGCGAGTCGGCGGTGCCGGCGGCGGTGCGCGAACAGCACGCACTGCTCGCCGAGCAGGTCGAGGAGCACCGCTTCCGGTACTACGTGAACGACCAGCCGGTCGTCAGCGACGCCGAGTTCGACACGCTGCTGCGCTCGCTGGAGGCACTCGAAGAGGAGTACGCGGAGCTGCGCACCCCCGACTCGCCGACCCAGAAGGTCGCCGGGGCGTACGAAACGGACTTCGCGTCCGTCGTGCACCGGGAACGGATGCTCTCCCTCGACAACGCCTTCGACGACGAGGAACTCGCGGCCTGGGCCGAGCGGGTGGCCCGGGATGCGAACACCTCCGACTACCACTACCTGTGCGAGTTGAAGGTCGACGGCCTCGCCGTCAACCTCACCTACGAGAACGGTCGGCTCACCCGCGCCGCCACCCGCGGCGACGGCCGCACCGGTGAGGACATCACGCCCAACGTGCGCACCATCGCCGAGATCCCGGACCGACTGAGCGGCGACCGCATCCCGGCCCTCGTGGAGATCCGCGGCGAGGTCTACTTCCCGATGGACAAGTTCGAGGAGCTCAACGCCCGACTCGTCGAGACCGAGGGCAAGCCCTTCGCCAACCCGCGCAACGCGGCGGCCGGTTCGCTCCGCCAGAAGGACCCGAAGATCACCGCCACCCGCCCGCTGCACATGGTCGTGCACGGCATCGGCGCGCGCGAGGGCTTCGACATCGACAACCTCTCGCACGCCTACGACCTGCTCCGCGAGTGGGGCCTGCCGACCGCCGAGCACAACAAGGTGGTCTCCACCCTGGCGGAAGTGCGCGAGTTCATCGCCCACTTCGGCGAGAACCGGCACTCCGTGGCGCACGAGATCGACGGCGTGGTCGTCAAGCTCGACGAGATCCCGCTCCAGGGCCGGCTCGGGTCCACGGCGCGCGCACCGCGCTGGGCGATCGCCTGGAAGTACGCCCCCGAAGAGGTCAACACCAAGCTCATCGACATCAAGGTGGGCGTCGGCCGCACCGGCCGCGTGACCCCGTACGCGCAGGTGGAGCCGGTGACGGTCGCCGGGTCGGAGGTCGAGTTCGCGACCCTGCACAACCAGGAGGTCGTCAAGGCCAAGGGCGTCTTCATCGGCGACACCGTGGTCCTGCGCAAGGCCGGCGACGTCATCCCCGAGATCCTCGGCCCGGTGGTCGACCTGCGGGACGGCAGCGAGCGGGAGTTCGTGATGCCGGGCGAGTGCCCCGAGTGCGGGACCCCGCTGCGGCCCATGAAGGAGGGGGACATCGACCTCCGCTGCCCCAACGGGCAGACCTGCCCCGCCCAGTTGCGCGAGCGGCTCTTCTACCTCGGCGGCCGGCAGTGCCTGGACATCGAGAACTTCGGCGCGGTGGCCGCCGCCGCGCTCACCAACCCGCTGGAGCCGGCCGAGCCGCCCGTGCGCGACGAGGGCGACCTGTTCGGCCTCACCATCGAGGACATCCTGCCCATCAAGGCGTACGTCCTGGACCAGGACAGCGGACTGCCCAAGCGGGATCCGAAGACCGGCGAGGAGAAGATCGTCACGGTCTTCGCCAACCAGAAGGGCGAGCCGAAGAAGAACGCCCTGGCCATGCTGGAGAACATCGCCGCCGCCAAGGACCGCCCGTTGGCCCGCGTCATCAACGGCCTGTCGATCCGTCACGTCGGGCCCGTCGCCGCCGAGGCGCTGGCCCGGGAGTTCCGTTCGATCGAGCGCATCGAGCAGGCCACCGAGGAGGAACTGGCCGCCACCGACGGGGTCGGCGCCATCATCGCGGCGTCCCTCAAGGAGTGGTTCGCCGTCGACTGGCACCAGGAGATCCTGCGCAAGTGGCGCGAGGCCGGCGTCCGGATGGAGGAGGAGGGTTCCGGCGAGGAGGAGGGCCCCAGACCGCTGGAGGGCCTGACCGTCGTCGTCACCGGCACCCTGCGGAACCACACCCGGGACGGGGCCAAGGAGGCCCTGCAGAGCCGGGGAGCCAAGGTCACCGGCTCCGTTTCGAAGAAGACCTCCTTCGTCGTGGTCGGCGAGAACCCCGGCTCCAAGTACGACAACGCCGTGAAGTTGAAGCTCGCCATCCTCGACGACGCCGGGTTCGAGGTGCTCCTGGAACGGGGTCCGGACGCCGCGCGCGAGGTGGCGCTCCCGGTGGACGGGGCCACGGAAACGGAGTAA
- a CDS encoding methionine synthase, which translates to MSANATGVGSLPGGDAREAAKTVTGSFEEFPYLAELPARGPGADMIGRSLGLLVDMYAHVEPSGWRISDRPGRDSKRATSWLGEDLDALEEFTQGYTGKLKIQAVGPWTLATALELHGGEAVLQDAGACRDLAGSLAEGLREHLTDVRRRIPGAEVVLQFDEPSLTSVLLGRVRSASGYRTYRAVDRQVVEGTLRELFAVHEGEVVVHSCAPEVPFGLLRRAGATGVSFDFSLLTEREDDAIGEAVEDGAKLFVGVVPGTDAPLSDPGGSVMGVRKLWRRLGLAPGTLAESVVVTPSCGLAGASPAYARAVQAHCVRAARSLADNPE; encoded by the coding sequence CGAACTGCCCGCGCGCGGACCCGGCGCCGACATGATCGGCCGGTCCCTGGGGCTGCTCGTCGACATGTACGCGCACGTCGAGCCCAGCGGCTGGCGGATCAGCGACCGCCCCGGCCGCGACAGCAAGCGCGCCACCTCCTGGCTCGGCGAGGACCTCGACGCCCTGGAGGAGTTCACCCAGGGCTACACCGGCAAGCTGAAGATCCAGGCCGTCGGGCCCTGGACCCTGGCCACCGCGCTGGAACTGCACGGCGGGGAGGCGGTCCTCCAGGACGCCGGGGCCTGCCGGGACCTGGCGGGGTCCCTCGCGGAGGGGTTGCGCGAGCACCTGACCGACGTACGCAGGCGCATCCCCGGCGCCGAGGTGGTGCTCCAGTTCGACGAGCCCTCGCTGACCTCCGTGCTCCTGGGCCGGGTGCGGTCCGCCAGCGGGTACCGGACCTACCGCGCCGTCGACCGACAGGTCGTCGAGGGCACCCTGCGCGAGCTGTTCGCCGTCCACGAGGGGGAGGTCGTCGTCCACTCCTGCGCCCCCGAAGTCCCCTTCGGACTGCTCCGGCGCGCCGGCGCCACGGGTGTGTCGTTCGATTTCTCCCTGCTCACCGAGCGCGAGGACGACGCCATCGGGGAGGCCGTCGAGGACGGTGCGAAACTCTTCGTCGGAGTGGTGCCCGGCACCGACGCCCCGTTGTCGGACCCGGGGGGTAGCGTCATGGGTGTCAGGAAGCTTTGGCGCAGGCTGGGACTGGCCCCGGGGACCCTCGCGGAGTCCGTCGTGGTCACCCCGTCGTGCGGTCTGGCGGGCGCCTCGCCCGCCTACGCCCGCGCGGTGCAGGCCCACTGCGTCAGGGCGGCGAGGTCGCTCGCCGACAACCCTGAGTGA